In Pogoniulus pusillus isolate bPogPus1 chromosome 1, bPogPus1.pri, whole genome shotgun sequence, one DNA window encodes the following:
- the SAMD15 gene encoding sterile alpha motif domain-containing protein 15 codes for MGRTERAGGQRGAEGGSPPQRKEPSEAEELRLRQRKEPSGAETLRRCQRKHPSDCVGGATRSTSASPSATQPIAKFRRARGRGTPVASQAIGRAGAAEAAVAIGSPEGRVVLAAAPMEASSGSAGPGAAEGPEPEEGAEPELAGWPRFSCPALSWSTAEVAEWVAQLGFAQYEECFRHNGITGRRLVLVNCSSLPAMGVTDFGHMQEISQHVRELLGIEEPLFNRSIALPYRDNMSLFLEQKSRSGKKADNLTFSQFIQEAGLEPYTTVPHLQRAQTEIKADALPVLQGTQRQD; via the exons ATGGGCAGGACTGAGCGGGCGGGCGGCCAGCGCGGAGCCGAAGGCGGCAGCCCGCCTCAGCGGAAAGAGCCGAGTGAGGCCGAAGAGCTCAGGCTCCGTCAGCGGAAAGAGCCGAGTGGGGCCGAAACGCTGCGGCGCTGTCAGCGGAAACACCCGAGTGACTGCGTGGGCGGAGCGACACGAAGCACAAGCG CTTCCCCCTCGGCAACACAACCAATCGCGAAGTTCCGCAGAGCCAGGGGGCGTGGGACGCCGGTGGCCTCGCAGGCTATTGGCAGGGCGGGAGCGGCGGAGGCAGCGGTTGCCATAGGCAGTCCGGAAGGACGCGTTGTCTTGGCGGCGGCGCCCATGGAGGCGAGCTCGGGGTCGGCGGGGCCGGGTGCAGCCGAGGGTCCGGAACCCGAGGAGGGTGCGGAGCCTGAGCTCGCGGGATGGCCGCGGTTCTCCTGTCCTGCCCTCTCCTGGAGCACGGCGGAGGTGGCTGAGTGGGTGGCGCAGCTCGGCTTTGCCCAGTACGAG GAGTGCTTCAGGCACAACGGCATCACCGGCCGCCGCCTCGTCCTGGtgaactgctccagcctgcccgcCATGGGCGTCACGGACTTCGGCCACATGCAG GAGATTTCACAACACGTGCGAGAGCTGCTGGGGATTGAGGAGCCTCTCTTCAACAGATCCATTGCCCTGCCATACAGAGACAATATGAGTCTCTTCCTAGAGCAGAAGTCCCGATCAGGAAAGAAAGCAGATAACCTCACTTTCTCCCAGTTTATCCAAGAAGCAGGACTAGAGCCCTATACTACAGTTCCTCATTTGCAAAGAGCCCAGACTGAGATAAAAGCAGATGCTCTCCCTGTATTGCAGGGCACCCAGAGGCAGGATTAG
- the NOXRED1 gene encoding LOW QUALITY PROTEIN: NADP-dependent oxidoreductase domain-containing protein 1 (The sequence of the model RefSeq protein was modified relative to this genomic sequence to represent the inferred CDS: substituted 1 base at 1 genomic stop codon) — translation MQAACLWLGSKVQLRFVSEKAQVQTSADVLSGCVASDLDEQGLECFYTHTQLVAQADVASLCCFPLHVLFICFVTQPAIQKPCIGYSLVPAVPLLRLKQLLCRSAIVRPQDQRSARSPSAVGKVTVNTEWLVVIFCAALSSSMCQSLPHQKALKXLHDLCLPECCPISAEKPPDRGLCESSVSKGFASPVTQRSKTVPWLDLTAAQLSKSPFSQLLEKSELVQCHAGLQY, via the exons ATGCAAGCAGCTTGCTTGTGGCTGGGCTCTAAAGTCCAGCTGCGATTTGTGTCAGAGAAAGCACAGGTTCAGACATCCGCTGATGTTCTCAGTGGCTGTGTTGCAT CAGACTTGGATGAGCAAGGGTTGGAGTGCTTTTACACCCACACTCAGCTGGTAGCTCAGGCTGATGTtgcatctctctgctgcttcccattGCATGTGCTGTTTATCTGCTTCGTCACTCAGCCTGCTATCCAGAAACCCTGCATTGGCTACAGCCTTGTCCCTGCCGTCCCTCTTCTCAG GTTGAAGCAACTGCTTTGCCGCAGTGCCATCGTGAGGCCGCAGGACCAGCGCTCCGCCCGGAGCCC GAGTGCAGTGG GGAAAGTGACAGTCAACACTGAATGGCTGGTGGTCATTTTCtgtgcagccctgagcagcagcatgtgTCAGAGCTTGCCTCACCAGAAGGCACTGAaatgactccatgacctctgtTTGCCTGAATGCTGCCCCATCTCTGCAGAAAAACCTCCTGACCGTGGCTTGTGTGAAAGTTCTGTCAGCAAAGGTTTTGCCTCTCCAGTGACTCAGAGGAGTAA AACCGTCCCCTGGCTTGACTTAACAGCTGCACAACTGAGCAAGTCTCCCTTTAGCCAGCTGCTAGAAAAGAGCGAGCTTGTCCAGTGCCATGCTGGTTTACAATACTAG